In the genome of Cryptomeria japonica chromosome 8, Sugi_1.0, whole genome shotgun sequence, one region contains:
- the LOC131037913 gene encoding replication protein A 70 kDa DNA-binding subunit A-like: MYFLQLSKPPSSFYRTIIIFTLDVKKTNCDLVGKPRYLFKEQEEQMLGRETPPSTKHSLKFGADLPSPQNAPSENSSPIKSLNPFQNNWTIKGRVANKRKMHQYNTAKRNGQVFSFDIIDEEGCEIRINSFDEIAELHHHQVEKGVSYVVSKSSVKDANTMYNKLNNHLEIFLTKTSVLKWCAPNSAEPGKKTHFTPINEVLTSTNNTLVDVIGAVVNVREISIIRRKDGSTVDKRIVKINDMLTLTIDVNLWGLPLEQLGNDLKNMHASGTFVILAVQNARVGYFNGKVINISASTTFKINPSIPEVDPLRLRGPVQQCLDSHSLDVHAKNNQYQRMSIASILQHLSVVPETIETTITAVLRFIKGDQFYYTAGPLQFNGK; this comes from the coding sequence CCTGCAATTGAGCAAACCTCCTTCTTCCTTTTATAGGACCATCATTATATTCACTCTAGATGTCAAAAAAACAAATTGTGATTTGGTTGGAAAACCTAGATACCTCTTTAAAGAACAGGAAGAACAAATGCTAGGCCGAGAAACACCGCCATCCACTAAACATTCTCTTAAATTCGGTGCAGATCTGCCTTCTCCACAAAATGCTCCCTCTGAAAATAGTAGCCCTATTAAAAGCTTGAACCCTTTCCAAAACAATTGGACAATAAAAGGCCGAGTCGCAAATAAGAGGAAAATGCATCAATATAATACGGCAAAACGCAATGGCCAAGTTTttagttttgatattatagatgaaGAGGGTTGTGAAATTAGAATTAATTCCTTTGATGAAATAGCAGAATTGCACCATCACCAAGTTGAAAAAGGAGTTTCATATGTTGTTTCCAAAAGTTCTGTAAAAGACGCAAACACAATGTACAATAAGCTTAACAACCACCTTGAGATTTTCTTGACTAAAACTTCAGTTTTGAAGTGGTGTGCCCCTAATTCTGCTGAGCCAGGTAAAAAAACCCACTTCACCCCTATTAATGAAGTTCTCACCAGCACCAACAATACTTTGGTTGATGTTATTGGTGCTGTTGTCAATGTCAGAGAGATTTCTATAATTCGTAGAAAGGATGGATCTACTGtagacaagagaatagtaaaaaTAAATGATATGTTAACTTTGACAATTGATGTTAACCTTTGGGGGCTGCCATTAGAACAACTAGGCAATGActtgaagaatatgcatgcatctgGAACATTTGTCATCCTTGCTGTTCAAAATGCAAGGGTTGGGTATTTCAATGGAAAAGTTATTAATATTTCAGCGTCAACAACTTTCAAAATTAACCCTTCCATTCCTGAAGTAGACCCCCTCCGTTTAAGAGGCCCTGTCCAACAATGCCTTGATTCACACTCTTTGGATGTGCATGCCAAAAATAACCAGTACCAAAGaatgtccattgcatccatcctTCAACATCTTAGCGTTGTGCCAGAAACCATTGAGACTACTATTACAGCTGTCCTGCGATTCATAAAGGGGGACCAGTTTTATTATACAGCTGGCCCATTACAATTCAATGGTAAATAA
- the LOC131037914 gene encoding uncharacterized protein LOC131037914 produces the protein MDDIDWSNNDDVQSAKSFFDRYVTTWNPHSQLARENILHTASLFDPCMSDTNQIISVDPFSDYEELINVVQRHTKCSAHTCLKKKGPALHCRYKAPWSEQYFSTLIIDTNRKPCYQPARNDSHLNIHNPLMLAIWRANVDCQPICSKMVVLQYISKYASKIEQKLEGYVDILKKIVSTTNTQDTILLAYQKFMMGIVVDRDINAQETCHMLQKLPLISCSRHFVSLSVSRKVLHRTTNQNYNAELCKSYISAYMERPIELEKVSLIQSAQQFSYNGQHKKYKRQKLQKQAIVNVYLQFKSSPNEDDDNFEAYCWSELLLYTPFRHIPIDIGASTDQIIANWKLLYMDGYSCWHIYGIEQECTTENDEESDTNDFLHSHNEDQYEWEYLSQMGASSNITINDLQMLGKRDYDINFDWAEPHPTNPLHLTVVHFISTNKINCQPALLQPPSFAADGFPLAAKQKLALDLILVHYTSYQTILPLRMIIQGTAGTGKSYLIQCIRKELNLSTTQEHNPLLVLAPTDVFAYNIQATTIHAALRIPLRDMQPLTDQSLMFFQEKYKQLQYILIDEMIFLGPKLLLKIDSRIRQAFPRQQHEPFGGISLILVVDLGQLPPVMDKPLYASHSTALALWHSFQTLVTLDTSFRQQGTSNIQQQFRAILQNIRNANALQTDWEALMSRSSTKLAVDDNK, from the coding sequence ATGGATGATATAGACTGGTCTAACAATGATGATGTGCAATCAGCTAAGTCTTTTTTTGATAGATATGTTACAACATGGAATCCTCACAGCCAACTTGCCCGAGAGAATATACTGCACACTGCTTCACTATTTGATCCATGCATGTCTGATACAAACCAAATTATATCTGTTGACCCTTTCTCTGATTATGAAGAACTCATCAATGTTGTTCAGCGGCATACAAAATGCTCTGCTCATACTTGCTTAAAAAAAAAAGGCCCAGCCCTCCATTGTCGATACAAAGCACCTTGGTCTGAGCAATATTTTTCAACGCTGATTATTGATACTAACCGCAAGCCATGTTATCAACCAGCCAGAAATGACAGCCATTTAAATATTCACAACCCACTTATGCTGGCAATATGGCGTGCAAATGTTGATTGCCAACCTATTTGTTCCAAAATGGTTGTTTTGCAATATATCTCCAAATATGCTTCAAAAATAGAACAAAAATTGGAAGGCTATGTTGacatcctcaagaaaatagtctcTACAACTAATACTCAAGATACCATCTTGCTAGCATACCAAAAATTCATGATGGGGATAGTTGTTGATCGAGACATCAACGCAcaagaaacttgccatatgttGCAAAAGCTACCATTGATTAGTTGTTCCCGTCATTTTGTCTCCCTTAGTGTTAGCAGGAAGGTCCTCCACCGTACTACTAATCAAAATTACAATGCTGAGCTCTGCAAATCTTATATTTCTGCTTATATGGAAAGGCCTATTGAATTGGAAAAAGTCTCACTAATACAATCAGCACAACAATTTTCATACAATGGCCAACATAAGAAGTATAAAAGGCAAAAACTgcaaaaacaagcaattgtcaatgTTTACCTACAATTTAAAAGCTCTCCAAATGAGGATGATGACAACTTTGAAGCCTATTGTTGGAGTGAGTTGCTCTTGTACACACCCTTTCGTCATATTCCTATAGATATAGGTGCATCAACAGACCAAATCATTGCAAATTGGAAGCTATTGTACATGGATGGTTACTCATGTTGGCATATTTATGGAATAGAACAAGAATGCACAACAGAGAATGATGAAGAGTCCGATACTAATGATTTTTTACATTCACACAATGAAGACCAGTATGAATGGGAGTACCTTTCACAAATGGGCGCTTCTAGCAACATCACTATCAATGATCTCCAAATGTTAGGCAAACGAGATTACGATATTAACTTTGATTGGGCCGAACCTCATCCCACTAATCCACTTCATCTTACTGTTGTTCACTTCATTTccacaaataaaataaattgccAACCTGCCCTTCTCCAACCACCTTCTTTTGCCGCTGATGGATTCCCTTTGGCAGCAAAACAAAAACTTGCACTTGACCTTATTCTTGTGCATTACACATCTTACCAAACCATCCTACCTCTTCGTATGATTATACAAGGCACTGCAGGCACTGGCAAATCATATTTGATACAATGCATTAGAAAAGAACTTAACCTTTCCACTACTCAAGAGCACAATCCTTTGCTTGTACTTGCCCCCACCGATGTATTtgcatataatatccaagcaacaACAATCCATGCTGCCCTGCGCATCCCTCTAAGAGATATGCAGCCTTTGACAGACCAATCTTTAATGTTCTTCCAAGAAAAATACAAACAATTACAATATATTCTAATTGATGAGATGATCTTTTTGGGTCCTAAATTGCTTTTAAAAATTGACAGCAGAATACGTCAAGCATTCCCTCGCCAACAACACGAACCCTTTGGAGGTATCTCACTAATCCTTGTAGTTGACCTTGGCCAGCTACCTCCTGTCATGGACAAGCCCTTGTATGCATCACATTCTACAGCCCTAGCATTATGGCACTCTTTCCAAACTCTGGTAACCTTGGATACAAGTTTCCGACAACAAGGCACCTCAAATATACAACAACAATTTCGTGCAATCTTGCAGAACATTAGAAATGCCAATGCACTCCAAACAGATTGGGAAGCTCTTATGTCTCGATCCTCCACTAAACTAGCTGTTGATGATAACAAATAG